The following are encoded in a window of Castanea sativa cultivar Marrone di Chiusa Pesio chromosome 5, ASM4071231v1 genomic DNA:
- the LOC142637016 gene encoding protein DESIGUAL 2-like produces the protein MARNYGFLVCLLIMIMDIVAGILGIQAEIAQNKVKHLRMWIFECRDPSYQAFKLGLAAIILLLLAHVIAQLLGGCICVRSKAEFSNSTPNQQLAIGSLIFAWIILAVGFSLLIIGTMSNSRSRKACGIAHHRFLSIGGILCFVHGLFAVSYYVSVTAAQREKQRQQQQRNPAGGVAGPTHTASV, from the exons atggCCAGAAACTATGGCTTTCTTGTCTGCCTCTTGATCATGATCATGGACATTGTTGCTGGGATTCTTGGCATTCAAGCTGAAATCGCTCAAAACAAG GTGAAACATTTGAGGATGTGGATTTTTGAGTGTAGAGACCCAAGCTATCAGGCTTTCAAGCTAGGGTTGGCTGCAATTATACTTCTACTCCTTGCTCATGTTATTGCTCAGTTGCTTGGTGGTTGCATTTGCGTTAGGTCCAAGGCGGAGTTCTCAAATTCCACACCAAATCAGCAATTAGCTATTGGTTCTCTCATTTTTGCTTG GATCATATTAGCCGTCGGATTCTCACTGCTCATAATAGGAACAATGTCAAATTCGAGATCAAGAAAAGCTTGTGGGATAGCACACCATAGATTCCTGTCTATAGGAGGGATTTTATGCTTTGTTCATGGACTATTTGCAGTTTCCTATTATGTGTCTGTCACTGCTGCCCAAAGAGAAAAACAGAGACAACAACAGCAAAGAAACCCTGCTGGAGGTGTTGCAGGCCCTACACACACCGCCTCTGTTTAA
- the LOC142633327 gene encoding putative histone H2A.3 yields MAGRGKSLAAGTAKKSTSRSSKAGLQFPVGRIARFLKTGKYAERVGGGAPVYLAAVLEYLAAEVLELAGNAARDNKKTRIVPRHIQLAVRNDEELSKLLGSVTIANGGVLPNIHNMLLPKKTGAGSKSGPIDD; encoded by the exons ATGGCCGGAAGAGGCAAATCTCTCGCCGCAGGCACCGCCAAGAAGAGCACATCTCGGAGCAGCAAAGCCGGTCTCCAGTTCCCCGTCGGCCGTATCGCCCGTTTCCTCAAAACCGGCAAGTACGCCGAACGCGTCGGCGGTGGCGCCCCTGTCTACCTCGCCGCCGTCCTCGAGTATCTCGCCGCCGAG gttttggaATTGGCTGGGAATGCAGCGAGAGACAACAAGAAGACACGTATAGTGCCACGTCATATCCAGTTGGCGGTGAGGAACGACGAGGAACTGAGTAAGCTTCTCGGGTCGGTGACCATCGCAAACGGTGGCGTTTTGCCCAACATTCACAACATGCTCTTGCCTAAGAAAACCGGTGCCGGTTCCAAGAGCGGCCCAATCGATGACTAG
- the LOC142635080 gene encoding protein HEAT-STRESS-ASSOCIATED 32 codes for MSVLRWKSFAENEDRPDKPRRYGVTEMRGPHYTLLTQNVLQDIFESMGQFVDGLKFSGGSHSLMSKDFIKEVTNMAHQHDIYVSTGDWAEHLLRRGPSAFREYVEECKHLGFDTIELNVGSLEVPEETLLRFVHLIKSGGLKAKPQFAVKFNKSDIPIGGDRAFGAYIVPRPRSSEFVEDVDLLIRRAERCLEAGADMIMIDADDVCKYADSVRADIIAKVIGRLGLEKTMFEASNPRTSEWFIKQYGPKVNLYVDHSQVLDLECLRGHNLGKNHASVLGSSNFLF; via the exons ATGTCGGTGCTCCGATGGAAGAGTTTCGCGGAGAACGAGGATCGCCCCGACAAGCCTCGACGCTATGGAGTCACCGAGATGAGAGGCCCCCATTACACACTCTTAACCCAAAATGTTCTTCAg GATATTTTTGAGTCTATGGGGCAGTTTGTTGATGGATTGAAGTTTTCTGGAGGATCTCATAGCCTGATGTCAAAGGATTTCATTAAAGAAGTGACTAACATGGCTCACCAACATGATATATATGTTAGCACGGGTGACTGGGCTGAACATTTGCTTCGCAGAGGTCCATCAGCTTTTAGAGAGTATGTGGAG GAATGCAAGCACTTGGGGTTTGACACAATTGAGCTGAATGTGGGATCGCTTGAAGTCCCTGAAGAAACTCTACTAAGATTTGTGCACTTGATTAAGAGTGGTGGTCTGAAAGCCAAGCCTCAATTTGCAGTGAAGTTTAACAAGTCTGACATTCCCATAGGTGGTGATAGAGCATTTGGAGCTTATATTGTTCCAAGACCTCGGTCATCTG aatttgttgaagatgtggatctTTTGATCAGACGGGCTGAGAGATGCTTAGAAGCTGGAGCAGACATGATAATGATTGATGCAGATGATGTCTGCAAGTATGCTGATTCTGTACGGGCAGACATAATTGCTAAGGTCATTGGGCGTCTTGGTCTTGAGAAGACCATGTTTGAAGCATCAAATCCCAGAACCTCTGAGTGGTTTATAAAACAGTATGGTCCCAAG GTGAACCTCTATGTGGATCACTCTCAAGTCCTGGATCTGGAATGCCTTCGGGGACACAACCTGGGGAAAAACCATGCATCTGTCCTTGGCTCCTCAAATTTTCTGTTCTGA